The DNA region TGGTAGAAGTTTAAGGCATTGATACTTGTTCCTACTGATTATTCCACACAGATAGTGCTTTTAGTTTTACCGGAATAATTAATCCGACAAAGCCTAATATTACAAAGTGCCTTTTTACTCATCATTGTTTCATAATGTTACTTATTCACATGTTATAAGCATAAGCGAATGTACAAATACTTGAACAACTTACATTTTCTATTATCTTGGCAATTATTGGATTCTCGACTAGAAGAGCTAGTGACATAATTGTCACCTATCAAAGTTAAAAGACCTGCCAACGAGTCCCAATTGCGATCCTGTGGCgatctccaactgaagggtcccagagggctagagggctcgtgggccccacatAATCttaaagggccaaagggctggccacatgcagccagcccggggctggccaagatttttgttatttctgtcgGATTTAACCGACAAGAATAAAAGAAATAGTgccggttataaccgacacaaaTAGAATGGAAAATTTTGAATCCAACAACTAGTTACcattgaattcaatttttttttttgtttttttgggccaaattttttttttaatgaatttaaaaaattcCCCTTTTTTTCCTATACATACCTAAGTAATTCCTACACTATTtctaacataattttcaccctatttaaatttaagttgttgtagtttttaaatttaaataataaattatgtttggccctcggttggagatggttttttgtgatagggctaaaatgagccctatggccctttgaccttcggttggagatagaGGCAAATATGAcattgtactgttcattaaaatattaatatcttggagggccagagggctaaaatgaGTCATCTGGCCatccctcggttggagatggcctgagAAACTTTATCAACTAGTCGTCGACGTGGCAAATGAACCAAAGTCTTCTTATGGACTCATCTTAAATACATTTGAAGATCTTGAAGGACATGCTCTAGCCACGATCCGCCAAGAACACCTGCCCAATGTTCCCATTTTCCCAATAGGTCCATTTCACAAGTGTTGCCGTACAGTATCCTCTTCAAGTAGTTTATTGACACAAGACTAAAGTTGCATTTCATGGCTGAACACTCAAGCGCCAAAATGTGTTGCTTATGTTAGCTTTGGGAGTGTTGCCCAGATAGATCAAGTTCAATTTTTGGAGATTGCTTGGGGGTTGGCCAACAGTGGCTAACCCTTTTTGTTGGTGGTTCGACCCGGATTAATTCAAGAGTCGGATTGGCTTAAAGTGTTGCCTAACAAGTTTTTAGAAGAATTCAACGAGAGAGCTTACATTGTGAAATGGGCCCCACAAAAAGAAGTGCTGGCTCACCCGTCAGTCGGAGCCTTTTGGACTCACAGTGGTTGGAATTCTACATTGGAGAGCATTAGTGAGGGGATCCCTATGATTTGCACGCCATTTTTTAGTGAACAAATGGTGAATGCAAGAAATGTGAGGGATGTTTGGAAGGTAGGGCTGCAGTTGGAGCATGGGATTGAGAGAGGTGAGGTTGAAAGAACAATTAGAATACTGATGGTTGAGAAAGAAGGGGAAGAGATCAAAGAGAGAGCCTTAAAGTTAATGGAAAAGGCAaatctttgcctcaaagaaggTGGCTCTTCGTGCCAATCTTTGGCTGGCTTGGTTAATCACATTTTATCATTATAAATCGTTTGTTTTATAAACTAAAACCCATATGTTGTTTTTAAACTCCTTTCATGGATCATGTATTATATCATGAACTGTCATGATGCATCTGTCTCATTGTATTTAAAGAAAGTGGTGGTCCATCATCTGTGATGTAGGACATATATGAATAATTGGCTTCTATATCCTCTATGTTCCCTGGAATTAATTTGGCTCATTAATGAATGAGGAGGAGTATCTCTTCAATTCGTTACGGGACTGGTTTACGGAAATTCATGCTTATAATTAAAATGATTCATATTATAATGCACTTTGTAAAACTATCTCTGCAATTCATCAAAATATGAGTTTGTTAAGTCATCGAACTGTGTGAAAATAAATGGACGAATTCGGTTGAAATATTAAGAACTATCTATCTATTTAATACAATTAAttgactaattttttttaattttaattgactTTTTTACAAATAGCATTTATAGAGAGATTTATAGTATAACAATTTTGACTATAAacataaattttataaatcGGCTATTAAGTGAATTTGAGGACGAGttcctcctcaaccttgaaAGAGCCAAGCATTCCTCATATTTCTAGAGGAGTGTTTATCATATAAGTTGCTGAGTTGTACTTTTGCAATTAAATGTTCTCAGAAGTTCGGCCACTTTcgtgagagatttttcagtgtgaccggtacACGGGATGGTATATCacatgtcactatacaaatggtgagatatgtgtgttaaaaagttaataacttaaaaaataaaatttcccactacttatataaaaacatgtggtgtacccTCGTGTTCcggtcacaaaaaaaaaattctccacTTTCGTCATCCATTTTCAGCTTGCCATTAGGTGTATATCTGCCCACCATTATCAAGTGCGGGTAATACTCattgtttcatttattttcattaaatgagtttaaattttaagatttgtGTGTATTTATAatacaaaaatcaaaattttgaattcttCTAAAAGTGATAAATAAGGTGATGAATATCATCAGTACTTAAGGGCTTTGAGCAAAATATTTCGTTACAGGCATAATTGGTaattgaaaatgacaaacattcATACAAAAATAGGTTGACTCATCAACTAGAAATGGAAATAAGCTGAGCTGGAAATATGATCAATAGACCTAAACTGATAAGAAAAATACCTTGGATAATCCTAATAACCGATAAGAAAAACACCTTGGATTAATCTTATTATCTCTTAACTAAATTCGGATTTTGTGAGTGTTCAAATCCTTGGTAATTGCTTGCCATGACTGCTAATTGATTCTGATTTTGGTGCGGTGGGTATATTGAGAATAAGGTGGCAGTTCTGTAATTGTGGTGGTGTTTTGTGGTTCCGGATGTTATAGGAGGAGGACGGAGGAGAAAGAAGTGTTcaactaattatattataacacttaGTAATCTTGATAATCTTAGTTCGATGAGAAgattttcaaagagaagaagagTAGAGACCATTGTGGAATCTGACACGTGGCGGAAGAAGAGTAGAGACCATGCTCGTTGTGGTTGTACGTTTGGGGTAGTTGAATCATTTTAGTTATTGGACTGCGAAGGAATACGAGGAGGACATGCCCATAGACAAAGTGAAAGGCTCTATAgaaaatagggaactttaatgaaaaacacccggtactgttcactttaatgaaaaacatatttttacactaaaaagtcaatcctgttactattcattttaccctttattttgtccttatcattaaaactcaaagttttcaaacccttttcattagtttttcttaaaaaataagcctaaaacccaatttgtaaataTTGACAGTGATATTCCTGGTGTATCTCTGTAAGCAACCACATAAAAGAAGTCACGACAAAAGGAGCTGGTGGTGGAAAAAAACCAAATTCGACAGAGCCACTGGCTCTGAGCCAGCAATattgactaaaaaaaaaaaaaaacagccatCAATAAGATAAGATTCCAGGGTTGCGTCATGCGTGAGCGAATTTTCCAAGCTCAGCTGCCTCAGTATTCACCAATAAGTTCACAAGTCACATAAAGCTAAGCAAACGTAAACATTGTCGATTAAAAATGGAGCAAAGCAAAGGCAGGAGAGTGATCCTCTTCCCGATGCCCTTCCAAGGGCACATAAACCCTATGCTGGAACTAGCCAACATTCTGCATTCCAAAGGCTTCTCCATAGCCATCATCTACACCAACTTCAACTCCCTCAATCcttcaaccctaaacccaaacttCACCTACCATTCAATCCCTGTTGACTTGACAGAAAACGAGGCCTCCATCAAGGATCCCACCCTTCGTCTTTCTATTCTAAATGCTAAATGTGTTGAGCCTTTCAGAGAATGCTTGTCCGGGTTGTTATCCGACGACGTTAATTCGGAGGACCCCGTTGCATGCTTGATCTCGGATCCTCTCTTCGACTTCACTCGATCGGTTGCGGAGAGCTTTAAGCTGCCGAGGATCGTGTTAAGAACAGGGGGTGCCGCTTCCTTCGCTGTTTATGCTGCATTTCCACTTCTCAAGGAAAAAGGTTACCTACCAATACCAGGTACAATCTCAAGCCAACAAAACCCTATTATCAAATGTCTTTTCATCTCATCATTGACCCACGTAGACTGAAAACACCACACCAAGACTAATGACTCTTTTGGAATTCTTTTTATATGTAGCACTTTTGTTCTTTGTTCGTAAGAGATTATGCAATATGTGCTTTTATTATAAACATGTAAACTTTCTTATTAAAAACTCGAGCACATGGAAAAAAGCTTCAGAgtgattcttcttcttcttctgaaaTCACTTCATTGATCCAAAAATGTTTTTGGTTACAAAAAACACTTTAGCACTTCTAGTAGCAATCCCAAATTAGCATTTTGACAATTTGTGCGGATTTGAGTTAGGTTAGCATTTTTATTCCTTGCTCTGCCTCCTCATAAATTAGCATTTTATAATATGCattaattaaaaggaaaaatataaatacttatgagGAACCTTAAATTTGGTTTTCCATTTTGACAATAATTAGATTCTCGACTAGAAGAGCTGGTGACGGAGCTTTCACCTATCAAAGTTAAAGACCTACCTGCAGCGATGCCCAATTGCGACCCTGAAGATTTCTATCAAGTGATAACCAACATGGCAAATGAACCCAAGGCTTCTCATGGACTCATCTTCAATACTTTTGATGATCTTGAAGGACAAGCACTTGCCACAATTCGCCAAGAATATTACCCCAATATTCCAATTTTCTCACTAGGTCCATTTCACAAGTGCGGCCCAACaacctcttcttcttcaactaGCTTACTATCACCTGACCAAAGTTGCATTTCATGGCTAAACACTCAAGCGCAAAAATCTGTTGCTTATGTTAGCTTTGGGAGCATTGCCAAGATAGATCACGCTCAATTTTTGGAGATTGCTTGGGGGTTGGCCAATAGTGGCCAACCCTTTTTGTGGGTGGTTCGACCTGGATTAGTTCAAGAGTTGGACTGGCATGAAGCGTTGCCTAACGGATTTCTAGAAGCGTTGTATGAAAGAGCCCATGTCGTGAAATGGGCTCCGCAAAAAGAAGTGTTGGCCCACCCTTCAGTTGGAGTCTTTTGGACTCACTGTGGTTGGAATTCTACATTGGAGAGCATTTGTGAAGGGGTCCCTATGATTTGCACGCCATGTTTCAGTGATCAAATGGTGAATGCAAGATTTGTGACTGATGTTTGGAAGGTAGGGCTGCAATTGGAGCATGGGATTGAGAGAGGTGAGGTTGAAAGAACAATTAGAAGACTAATGGTTGAGAAAGAAGGGGTAGAGATCAAAGAGAGAGCCTTAAATTTGATGGAAAAGGCAAATCATTGCCTGAAAGAAGGTGGCTCTTCGTACCTATCTTTGGATGGCTTGGTTAAGCACATTTTATCGTTATAAATCGTTTGTTTAAGAGAGTCAGTATTAGctattcaataaaataaaaaataagggcTTTAAGTAATATATTAACTACATATTTTAGAGAGTTTTAATGACAAGGGTCTTATAGAATAAAATCTTAACTAAAACACTCTTTATTGGTTACTTTAATATAATTCCTAATTTCAGTTTTTGTTGGAAATCAAAACTGATGCATTATAACGTTGGTTTTATACTAAGTCTAATATTATTAGTTAGCCATTTGATCATGTGCAGCACACCATGTCCTAATATCAGTTTTCCTTCTTAAACAAAAACTgatatattttctttgtatCCTAACGTTGGGGGTAATAATGATTCTGCTACCCGATTTGCAAAGCTTTGTTCCTGCTACCCGATTCGCACATTTCAACTTAATCTTCAATCCATTCAACCATTTGATATACCTCAGAaaaccaacaaaacaaaacaataatggGTTAATAAGATGGGAGCAAGTTGTCTTGGAGCCTCATATACCGCATCCAATCAATCTACATAAcagccaaaaaaattaggggtCCTTCGTCACAACGAATGCATTCAATCAATATACATACATAAGAGTCATCGTATTTACATTGTCTACTTTTAACTGATCCAAAATACTGGCATATTGTTCCTTTGGATGCTTCTACTTGCTATCAAATGCTTTTCCAATAGCTTTACCCCAGCTCTCTATCAGCAGATACTCCTCTGTTTCTGATGCCCTATGATGCATGAACATGGTGGTATCCCCTCGTATCCTCGTATCGTATTGTGTGGTATTTATGTGTCGTGTCATGTGGTATCCTCGTGTCTATGTCCATACATCTTGATAGGTTGCCTTGTAGAAAGATATGACATAAACAAAAAGACATTTGTAGTTAGAAGATGTTGTTAGAATAATTGGGTTGTCAGTGGTTGGCTAACCATCCATAGATGATTTGTGTCTTAATCTTTTAGGGAAACGCCCTGAGGggaacaagagtttcatcatcGTGAATGGCTGAAGCCAGTATTTATTTGACATGTTAATCTTGAAAGAGAAATAATCAAGCATAAGATTGTAAAGGGCTAAAAGAGTTATTGATGCTTAACTCAGTTAAATCTGAGAGAGATAGTAAGTTTGTATTTATAGAGATGATTTACATCAATAAGTTACAAGTAGTGTTTGACACAAATAACAATACTATAAATCCCAAAGATAGGAGATAATACAAGAGAGCATATCAGATAACTCTCAGCAGAGGTAACTTGAGTGAAGGAGTCATATGGATTGGAGACTTATAGTTTATCACGCCCCCGCAAGCTGATTGGACGACCAAGAACGGGAAGCTTGGAAAGAAGAACCAAAACCGATTGGAAGACAAACCCTTTGTGAGAAAGTCAGCCACCTGATCTTGAGAAGCAACATAGCCCACAACAATTTCCTTTCGAGTAACCTTTTCACAAACATAATGATAATCAACTTCTACATGTCGCATTCGTGCTTGAAAAACAGAATTGGAAGCCACAGCAGGAGCACTTATATTATCACACCATAATTGAGGTGGTGTAAGATAAAGATGAAGATCATGAAATAAGTTTCGAAACCAGGACAAAGTAACGGCAGTATATGCTAGTTGATTATACTCGGCTTCAGTGCTTGAGCAAGAAACACCACGTTGCTTCTTCGAGCACCAGGAAATCAAATTAGAACAGAGAAAAATACAGTAACCTTTTATGGACCGACGATCATTAGGATCACCGGCATAATCGGCGTCGGCATAAGCAGTGATAGAGAGAGAACTCGGACGATAGAGCATGCCATGATCATGAGTGCCCTTAAGATAACGCAAAATGCATTTAACAGTAGCCGAGTGTACTGTTGTGGGAGAGTGCATAAACTGGCAGACCTGGTTGACGGAGAAGGCAATGTCAGGATAGGTGAAGAGTAAATATTGAAGAGCACCTACAACACTGCGAAACTCCGTGGCATCAGAGACTGGTTCCCCGTCGTGCAAAAAAAGGCGACGGCCAGATGAAGATGGCGTGTAAATGGGTTTACAATCTGCCATGTTTATGCGTGTGAGAAGGTCCTTAATGTATTTAGCCTGAGCTAAATGAAAACCAGAAGCTGTTCGAGTGACCTCCATACCCAGAAAATAATGGAGGGGCCCAAGATTTTTCATGGAAAACATTAAACTAAGCTGAGCAATGAGTTTTGTAATCTATGAATTGCTATTGCCAATAACCAAAATGTCATCAAcacaaatcaacaaatatataattgtggtgttaTCAAAGTAGGTGAATAAAGAAGAGTCAGCTTAAGAGGCAACAAACCCGAGTTCCTCGAGATAATTGGAAAAACACTGAAACCATGCTCGTGGAGCTTGTTTGAGACCataaagagaacgttgtagctTGCAAACATGAGTGGGAAATTGCGGATCAACAAAGCCCTGGGGTTGGCACATATAAACATCTTCAAAGAGGGAACCATGTAAGAACGCATTATGTACGTCCAACTGGCGAATGGACCAATTATAGTGAATAGCAACAGAGAGAATTAATCTGATGGTGACGTGCGTAACCACGGGACTAAACGTTTCTGCATAGTCGATGCCTTCCTGTTGGTGGAAGCTGTTAGCAACAAGACGGGTTTTGAACCGTTCGATGGACCCATCGGAGTTGCATTTGATCTTGTAGACCCATTTATTTGGAAGAACATTGAGATGTGGTTGAAATGGCACAAGTGTCCAGGTACCAGTTCGTTGTAATGCCGTGAACTCCTCAGCCATTGCCCGACGCCACTGTGGACATTTGTTAGCCTGTGTAAATCTTGTAGGCTCAACTAAAGTATTTATGTCAGCAAGTAAGGCATATCGAGGATTTGATTTTCGAATGCCATATTTGGCCCATGTAGTCATGGGATGAGATGGAGGAATAGTCATCACAGGTGAGGTAGTTGAGGTCCCAATAGTCGTAGGAGAAGAAAAGGGATGGGTCGTATAGGGAAGATGAGAGTCTCTAGTATTAGGTATGTGGAGGGCCGGGATAGGAGGAGTAGGTAGGGATTGAGGTGATGTGTCTTTAGGTTGAGCAGGTGGGGTATTGGTGATCGAGATAGGGAGAGTAGGTAGAGGTGGAGATGGGGTAGGGTTATGGGATAAGGTGGCAGGATTGCGGGTGACTAGGTAGAGTCGGAGGTCGGGTAGGGTTATAGGATAGGTGGCAAGATTATGGTGCAGGGGAGTAGAATAGGGGATAAAGTTAGGAGGTGTCACGATAGTGTCAAAATGTAACATGTCTGTGGATATGGAAGTCTGAGCTGGAGTAAGAAGCATATCCTTGTAGGGAAAacatttttcatcaaaaataaCATGACGAGACATGAAAACTTTGCCCATGGAGGGATCAAAACAACGATAACCTTGCTGATTTAAAGAATATCCTAGGAAAATACATTTTTTAGACGAAACTGaagtttattttgattatatggGCGAAGATATGGAAAACATGCACAGCCAAAAACCTTTAAAAAGTCATATTGTGGAGGACTAGAGAATAATTTTTGAAATGACGATTCATTGTGCAAAACTTTGATGGGTAAGCGATTAATCAAATAATTGGCAGTGTGAAAAGCCTCTACCCAAAACGTGATTGGGATTGATGCATGAGCAAGTAGAGTAAGGCCAGTTTCAACCAAATGACGATGTTTACGTTCTGCAAGTTCATTTTGTTCAGGGTGATGAGGGCATGTAAAGCGATGATGTATGCCTTTAgatgttaaataatttttaaaaatgtgaCTCATATATTCTCCACCTCCATCAGTTTGAAACGATTTTATTTTCCTACTAAACATATTTTCAACTAGTTtctaaaaagaaacaaaaatattataCACGTCGGATTTAAGTTTTAGAAGATATATCCAAGAGTAACAtgaataatcatcaataaaaaccaaATAATATTTATAACCATCAATCGAGTAAGACGGGAAAGTCCATATATCGGAATGAAGTAATTCTAaaggaaattttgaaattgaactAGAAAGTGAAAATGGAAGTTTGTGACTTTTGCCTAGAGGACAAGAATGACAGAGCAGAAGTCACTGGGCCATGAATAGGCAATTTATTCTTAGCAactaaaaactttaaaatagAACCAGATGGATGGCCCAGTCTAGAAAGCCACACTGTATCAAACACGCGACCaccaaaaaaatgcaaaaatgcCATGTTGTTATTTGGATGAAATACTGGAAAAATGATAGAACCCATACTTACTCCGGCCTTGCAAAAGGATCCTCCATGTGGTGAGATCTTGAACACGATAAGAATGGGGATATAAGGTTAGTGAATAGTTGTTG from Malus domestica chromosome 01, GDT2T_hap1 includes:
- the LOC103435654 gene encoding UDP-glycosyltransferase 76F1-like, yielding MEQSKGRRVILFPMPFQGHINPMLELANILHSKGFSIAIIYTNFNSLNPSTLNPNFTYHSIPVDLTENEASIKDPTLRLSILNAKCVEPFRECLSGLLSDDVNSEDPVACLISDPLFDFTRSVAESFKLPRIVLRTGGAASFAVYAAFPLLKEKGYLPIPDSRLEELVTELSPIKVKDLPAAMPNCDPEDFYQVITNMANEPKASHGLIFNTFDDLEGQALATIRQEYYPNIPIFSLGPFHKCGPTTSSSSTSLLSPDQSCISWLNTQAQKSVAYVSFGSIAKIDHAQFLEIAWGLANSGQPFLWVVRPGLVQELDWHEALPNGFLEALYERAHVVKWAPQKEVLAHPSVGVFWTHCGWNSTLESICEGVPMICTPCFSDQMVNARFVTDVWKVGLQLEHGIERGEVERTIRRLMVEKEGVEIKERALNLMEKANHCLKEGGSSYLSLDGLVKHILSL